One genomic window of Psychrobacillus sp. INOP01 includes the following:
- a CDS encoding chemotaxis protein CheW, with product MSNEKVVVFQCGNEDYAVSIEHVVSIEKLEHVNPIPHLPNYLIGLMKIRGELVPIIDFEQILYNRSGVDQELARVVTMHTEDMTVGLLVKEAKEILDIDQENLKQIGLVNYTKTRYFTAVANLENRMITIVDASILVSSLEGFNDIQSYVEEVKKETINN from the coding sequence TTGAGCAACGAGAAAGTTGTAGTATTTCAATGTGGAAATGAAGATTACGCAGTTTCAATTGAACATGTGGTCTCAATTGAGAAGTTAGAGCATGTAAACCCAATCCCACACTTACCAAATTATTTAATTGGTCTGATGAAAATCCGTGGAGAGCTAGTGCCAATTATCGATTTCGAACAAATTTTGTATAATCGTAGTGGTGTTGATCAGGAATTAGCAAGAGTAGTTACTATGCATACGGAAGATATGACGGTTGGTCTTCTTGTGAAGGAAGCGAAAGAGATATTAGATATTGATCAAGAAAATCTAAAGCAAATTGGTTTAGTAAATTATACGAAAACACGTTATTTTACAGCAGTTGCAAACCTAGAAAATCGAATGATTACAATCGTGGATGCTTCAATTTTGGTAAGTTCTTTGGAAGGCTTTAATGATATTCAATCTTATGTAGAAGAAGTAAAGAAAGAGACGATTAATAATTAG
- the mce gene encoding methylmalonyl-CoA epimerase, whose translation MEKIDHIGIAVKSIEDSLPYYTDTLGLKLLHIEDVPSEKVRVAFIDSGNVHLELLQPIDETSTIHSFIEKKGEGIHHIAFGVSGIQQRLDELKEKGVRLIQETAKAGAHGAQVAFIHPKASRGVLYELVDKTGGAK comes from the coding sequence ATGGAGAAAATTGATCATATTGGTATTGCTGTGAAAAGTATAGAAGACTCTCTTCCTTATTACACAGATACATTGGGGTTAAAATTATTACATATTGAAGATGTTCCATCTGAAAAAGTTCGTGTAGCTTTTATCGATAGTGGCAATGTCCATTTAGAATTACTTCAACCAATCGATGAAACAAGTACGATTCATTCATTTATAGAAAAAAAGGGTGAGGGAATCCATCATATTGCATTTGGTGTTTCCGGTATTCAACAGCGTTTGGACGAGCTAAAAGAAAAGGGCGTCAGACTTATACAAGAAACGGCAAAAGCAGGTGCTCACGGTGCTCAGGTAGCATTTATACATCCGAAGGCATCTCGTGGAGTACTTTACGAATTAGTCGATAAAACCGGGGGAGCGAAGTAA
- the rnz gene encoding ribonuclease Z: MQLLFLGTGAGMPSKQRNTTSTVLKLLEERGSFWMFDCGEATQHQILHTTLKPRKLEKLFITHLHGDHIYGLPGLLGSRSFLGGLEPLTIYGPTGLKNWIEVTLAISKTHVKYPLSIIEIEEGIIFEDEQFIVEAKLLEHVMPCFGYTVKQKALAPELFIEKTDALGVPRGPLLKQLKEGQDVVLPDGIVVKSEEVTGEPREGFKVTILGDTKYCENSIWLSKDADVVVHEGTFDIDTAELARLYGHSTIVDAAEVCQKANAKHLIVNHISARFLSSDLNKMLTQVEKYSFPIYIAEDFTEYNWVNDSLIKYKL; this comes from the coding sequence ATGCAATTATTGTTTTTAGGAACGGGAGCAGGAATGCCGTCAAAACAGCGTAATACGACATCGACAGTATTGAAACTATTAGAGGAGCGAGGTTCTTTTTGGATGTTTGATTGTGGGGAAGCCACTCAGCATCAAATTTTGCATACGACACTAAAGCCTCGTAAACTGGAAAAACTATTTATTACACATTTACATGGTGATCATATTTATGGGCTTCCTGGTTTGTTAGGATCCCGTTCTTTTTTAGGTGGACTGGAACCTCTTACAATCTATGGACCAACAGGATTGAAAAATTGGATTGAAGTAACTCTTGCTATATCCAAAACTCATGTGAAATATCCACTTTCGATTATAGAGATTGAAGAGGGTATAATATTTGAAGATGAACAATTTATAGTGGAAGCAAAACTATTAGAACATGTAATGCCCTGTTTCGGATATACGGTCAAACAAAAAGCCCTTGCCCCTGAACTTTTTATAGAAAAAACAGATGCTTTAGGAGTTCCAAGAGGTCCTTTATTAAAACAATTAAAAGAAGGACAAGATGTGGTGCTACCTGATGGAATAGTAGTAAAGAGTGAGGAGGTAACTGGGGAACCAAGAGAGGGTTTTAAAGTAACGATACTAGGAGACACAAAATACTGTGAAAACTCTATTTGGTTAAGTAAAGATGCAGATGTCGTCGTCCATGAAGGAACGTTTGACATAGATACAGCAGAGCTTGCGCGCCTTTATGGGCATTCTACTATAGTTGATGCAGCCGAAGTCTGTCAAAAAGCGAATGCTAAGCATTTGATCGTTAATCATATTAGTGCACGATTCCTGTCATCTGACCTAAACAAAATGCTTACCCAAGTCGAAAAATATAGTTTTCCCATTTATATCGCGGAAGATTTTACAGAATATAATTGGGTAAATGATTCATTAATCAAATACAAATTATAA
- a CDS encoding DNA polymerase IV has protein sequence MRGKEGNNLSGKHRIIFHLDMNSFYASVEQAHDPSLKGKAIAIAGNPKERRGILVTCSYEARARGVYTTMSVWEAKRKCPELILLPPNFERYRIASKAMFEILRSYTNLVEPVSIDEGYMDVSEVDMENDAVSFAKSIQERIIRELDLPSSIGIAPNKFLAKTASNIKKPMGITVLRKRQVKEILWPLPVIDMHGIGESTARKLESIGIKSIGDLANANPNLLKEKLGKNGVRLLNRANGTDNRAVDPESIYDTKSVGNSTTLPYDESNIEELEKVFIRLSKKVATRLDAKNLAGRSITIHIRDANWKNKTRSKTVTNRLYKEQEINQLALDLFHASWNGDPIRLLGVTVNNVYDKGESVEQLSIFNFEEHAKDEPILKLVEQLQGKFGEDSIKRGMKIKKKPSLESKTSFSKDFLDDHID, from the coding sequence ATGAGGGGAAAGGAGGGGAATAATTTGTCGGGAAAACATAGAATTATCTTTCACCTAGATATGAATAGCTTTTATGCTTCGGTTGAACAGGCACATGACCCCTCTTTAAAAGGGAAAGCTATTGCCATCGCGGGTAATCCTAAGGAAAGACGGGGGATACTAGTTACATGCTCTTATGAGGCAAGGGCTAGAGGTGTGTATACAACAATGTCCGTGTGGGAGGCTAAACGAAAATGTCCAGAACTGATTTTATTGCCCCCAAATTTTGAACGTTACCGAATTGCTTCTAAAGCAATGTTCGAAATTTTAAGATCCTATACTAATCTTGTAGAGCCAGTTTCGATAGACGAAGGGTATATGGATGTATCTGAAGTTGATATGGAGAACGATGCAGTAAGTTTTGCCAAATCTATTCAGGAGCGGATTATCCGTGAACTTGACTTGCCTAGTTCTATTGGAATTGCTCCTAACAAATTTCTAGCTAAAACTGCATCCAACATAAAGAAACCTATGGGTATAACTGTTTTACGGAAAAGACAGGTAAAAGAAATTCTATGGCCTCTCCCAGTAATAGATATGCATGGAATAGGGGAAAGTACTGCAAGAAAGTTGGAATCCATTGGTATTAAATCTATAGGAGATTTAGCCAACGCAAATCCTAATTTACTAAAAGAAAAACTTGGGAAAAATGGAGTTCGACTTCTAAATCGTGCAAATGGTACTGATAATAGAGCGGTAGATCCCGAATCTATTTATGATACGAAAAGTGTTGGAAATTCTACCACATTGCCTTATGATGAGTCGAATATAGAGGAACTGGAAAAGGTATTTATTCGATTATCGAAAAAAGTGGCTACCAGACTTGATGCTAAAAATCTAGCTGGACGTTCCATTACGATACATATACGAGACGCTAATTGGAAAAACAAAACGAGAAGTAAAACAGTAACTAACCGCCTCTATAAGGAACAAGAAATAAATCAATTGGCATTGGATCTATTCCATGCCTCTTGGAATGGAGATCCTATTCGATTGCTAGGTGTGACTGTAAACAATGTGTACGATAAGGGAGAATCAGTAGAGCAGCTGTCTATCTTTAACTTTGAAGAACATGCAAAAGATGAGCCAATCCTAAAGCTAGTGGAGCAATTGCAAGGCAAGTTTGGAGAAGATAGTATAAAGCGTGGAATGAAAATAAAAAAGAAGCCTTCATTGGAATCTAAAACAAGTTTTAGTAAAGACTTCTTGGATGATCATATTGATTAA
- a CDS encoding acyl-CoA carboxylase subunit beta: MDIYEKINDLYDRKRKIELGGGDERIEKQHEKGKLTARERIELLVDKDSFVELNPFIKHRTVDFGMDKAEGPGDGVVTGYGKVNGRPIYLFSQDFTVFGGALGEMHALKIANVMDLAAKNGAPFIGLNDSGGARIQEGVVSLDGYGQIFYRNAIYSGVIPQISVILGPCAGGAVYSPAITDFVFMTDETSQMFITGPKVIETVTGEKISAEDLGGSKVHNTISGNAHFRGKTEEEVLESVRLLLSYLPQSFEEKPSITDVKVEDDYRSDLADIVPFEAIRPYDVRKVIEQVVDNDSFLEVQKEFAKNIVIGLARIKGEVVGLVCNQPKVMAGGLDIDSSDKAARFIRFCDAFNIPIITFEDVTGFFPGIKQEHGGIIRHGAKILFAYSEATVPKITVILRKAYGGAYVALNSKSIGADVVFAWPNAEIAVMGPNGAANIIFAREIAQSDDPEAVRAEKIEEYREKFANPYVAASMGMVDDVIDPRETRIKLIQSLEMMRNKKETRPKKKHGNIPL, encoded by the coding sequence ATGGATATTTATGAAAAAATCAATGACTTATATGATCGAAAACGTAAAATCGAACTTGGTGGTGGGGATGAACGAATCGAAAAGCAGCATGAAAAAGGTAAGTTGACTGCTCGCGAACGTATTGAATTACTAGTAGACAAAGATTCATTTGTAGAGCTAAACCCATTCATCAAGCATCGTACTGTTGACTTCGGAATGGATAAAGCAGAGGGTCCTGGCGATGGAGTAGTAACAGGTTATGGGAAAGTAAATGGCCGTCCAATATATTTATTCTCACAAGATTTTACTGTTTTTGGTGGAGCTTTGGGAGAAATGCATGCACTTAAAATTGCTAACGTAATGGATTTAGCAGCCAAAAATGGAGCACCGTTTATTGGCTTAAATGACTCCGGTGGTGCACGTATTCAAGAAGGCGTAGTTTCACTTGATGGATACGGTCAAATTTTTTATCGTAATGCTATTTATTCGGGAGTAATACCACAAATCTCTGTCATATTAGGTCCATGTGCTGGTGGAGCTGTATATTCGCCGGCTATAACCGATTTTGTGTTTATGACAGATGAAACAAGCCAAATGTTTATCACAGGTCCAAAAGTGATTGAAACCGTTACAGGAGAAAAGATTTCTGCGGAAGATCTTGGTGGATCGAAGGTACATAATACGATAAGTGGAAATGCACATTTCCGTGGGAAAACCGAAGAGGAAGTATTGGAAAGCGTTCGTTTGCTTCTAAGTTATTTACCGCAAAGCTTTGAAGAGAAGCCTTCTATAACTGATGTAAAGGTTGAGGATGATTATCGTTCTGATTTAGCGGATATTGTTCCTTTTGAAGCAATTCGCCCTTATGATGTTCGAAAGGTTATTGAACAGGTCGTTGATAATGATTCTTTCTTAGAAGTGCAAAAAGAATTTGCTAAAAACATTGTTATTGGTCTAGCTCGTATTAAAGGCGAGGTAGTGGGTTTAGTTTGTAACCAACCAAAAGTAATGGCTGGAGGTCTAGATATTGACTCATCAGATAAAGCAGCGCGTTTTATACGTTTTTGTGATGCATTCAATATTCCAATTATCACGTTTGAAGATGTAACTGGATTCTTCCCTGGTATAAAACAGGAGCACGGTGGAATTATTCGCCATGGTGCTAAAATTTTATTTGCGTATTCAGAAGCAACCGTACCTAAAATAACGGTTATTTTACGAAAAGCATATGGAGGCGCTTATGTTGCCTTGAATTCCAAGTCTATTGGGGCAGATGTTGTTTTCGCATGGCCGAATGCAGAAATAGCAGTTATGGGGCCAAACGGAGCTGCCAATATTATTTTTGCCCGTGAAATTGCACAAAGTGATGATCCTGAAGCTGTGCGTGCAGAAAAAATTGAGGAATACCGTGAGAAATTTGCCAATCCATACGTGGCAGCTTCTATGGGAATGGTCGATGATGTTATTGACCCAAGAGAAACTCGCATTAAGCTAATTCAATCACTAGAAATGATGCGCAATAAAAAAGAGACTAGACCAAAGAAAAAACATGGTAATATTCCATTATAA
- the proC gene encoding pyrroline-5-carboxylate reductase, producing the protein MTKIVFVGAGAMAEAIINGLTKEQKISPASIYVMNKSDEKQLNYLKETYNVQLVCEQKKALTEANIIFLAMKPKDANDALTNLAPYINNEATIVSVIAGINIQTITNSLGNRPIARVMPNTSAAVGMSASAICWNELISDASKILIIDLLESIGSVKVVAEEDLHVVTALSGSGPAYFYYFAEQFESAAIKHGLEKTDARQLFIQTMEGAAQMLKKGDVEPEELRRRVTSPGGTTEAGLEQLMEHKVSEAIFACIQAAQNRSRELGKLYE; encoded by the coding sequence ATGACGAAGATTGTATTTGTAGGCGCAGGTGCAATGGCAGAAGCTATTATAAATGGCTTAACGAAAGAACAAAAAATTTCACCTGCATCTATTTATGTCATGAATAAATCGGATGAAAAGCAGCTTAACTATTTGAAAGAAACGTACAATGTTCAACTCGTATGTGAACAGAAAAAAGCGTTAACGGAAGCTAATATTATTTTTTTAGCCATGAAACCAAAAGACGCAAATGATGCGTTAACTAATTTGGCACCATATATAAACAATGAGGCAACGATAGTTTCCGTTATTGCCGGTATCAATATCCAGACCATTACAAATTCTCTGGGCAACAGACCAATTGCACGTGTTATGCCAAATACTTCTGCAGCTGTTGGAATGAGTGCATCTGCTATATGCTGGAATGAACTTATTTCAGACGCTTCTAAAATACTCATCATCGATCTTTTAGAATCGATTGGCTCTGTAAAAGTCGTAGCAGAAGAGGATTTACATGTTGTTACTGCACTTTCTGGAAGTGGTCCAGCTTACTTCTATTATTTCGCGGAACAGTTTGAATCCGCAGCTATTAAGCATGGTTTAGAGAAGACCGATGCTCGTCAATTATTTATACAGACGATGGAAGGTGCCGCACAAATGCTAAAAAAAGGTGATGTGGAACCTGAGGAACTGCGTAGAAGAGTCACGAGCCCTGGAGGAACAACAGAAGCAGGCTTAGAACAATTAATGGAGCATAAAGTGAGTGAAGCTATCTTTGCTTGCATCCAAGCTGCACAAAACAGATCACGAGAACTTGGAAAACTTTATGAATGA
- a CDS encoding UDP-N-acetylmuramoyl-L-alanyl-D-glutamate--2,6-diaminopimelate ligase, with translation MKLETLIAPLGIHISQEDKSIEIKGLAFNSSKVEQNFIFVAIRGTLTDGHTFIEDAILNGACVVIGEENLISIGVPYIRVANSRKALGLLANIFYENPTQNKIMIGITGTNGKTTTSYMLKHILESVGISCSLFGSVSTIINGIENESTHTTADAVTLNQLLARCNDHVVIMEVSSHGLVQSRVEGLRFDYCIFTNLEHEHLDYHENMESYYLAKQSLFNYLKPHGIAVINSDSSCGERLCTYVTSLNKEVIKINGKKPSYTVNDEELISLKDPIQSYSLNSRMKGKHNLENASLAFSTAISLNIDPLNIERSLENFSGVPGRFELFQHPAGATCIVDYAHTGNAFSHILETASLYNPQRIIHIFGFRGNRDVQKRKNMVQISLEKCHLCILTFDDLNGVPSEQMIQDLYALDPLNRCIIIPDRTLAIQYAWEKAKNNDFIVITGKGIENYQQSFSLPTASDIHTLNYLNDSFVFQNETLNQYDHPRSLY, from the coding sequence ATGAAATTAGAGACATTGATAGCGCCATTAGGCATTCACATAAGTCAAGAAGACAAGTCCATTGAAATAAAAGGCCTGGCTTTTAACTCTTCTAAAGTAGAGCAAAATTTTATATTTGTTGCAATACGAGGGACCCTTACAGATGGTCACACATTTATAGAAGATGCAATATTAAATGGAGCTTGTGTAGTCATTGGAGAAGAAAACCTTATATCTATTGGTGTTCCCTATATACGTGTAGCCAATTCACGCAAAGCATTAGGATTATTAGCAAATATATTTTATGAAAATCCTACTCAAAATAAAATAATGATTGGAATTACTGGCACGAATGGTAAAACGACTACCTCTTATATGCTCAAACACATTTTAGAATCTGTAGGAATTTCATGTTCATTATTTGGTAGTGTTTCTACAATAATAAATGGAATTGAAAATGAGTCCACTCACACAACTGCTGATGCAGTAACATTAAATCAGCTTCTGGCAAGGTGTAACGACCATGTTGTCATAATGGAAGTTTCCTCTCATGGTTTAGTTCAGTCTCGCGTCGAAGGTCTGCGATTTGATTATTGTATTTTTACTAATTTAGAGCATGAGCATTTGGATTACCATGAAAATATGGAATCTTACTACTTAGCTAAACAATCCCTATTCAATTATTTAAAACCTCATGGTATTGCTGTGATCAATTCAGATTCTTCATGTGGAGAGCGACTATGTACGTATGTAACTTCGTTAAACAAAGAAGTTATTAAAATCAATGGTAAAAAACCCTCTTATACTGTAAATGATGAGGAACTAATATCACTCAAAGATCCAATACAATCATATTCGCTAAACAGTCGTATGAAAGGTAAGCATAACTTAGAAAATGCATCGCTTGCATTTTCTACAGCAATTTCCTTAAACATAGATCCTTTAAATATTGAGCGTTCATTAGAAAATTTCAGTGGAGTACCAGGTAGATTTGAGTTATTCCAGCATCCTGCTGGGGCAACTTGCATTGTAGATTATGCGCACACAGGCAATGCGTTTTCTCACATTTTAGAAACAGCTAGCTTATATAATCCCCAAAGAATCATACATATTTTTGGATTTAGGGGAAATAGAGACGTACAAAAAAGAAAAAACATGGTACAAATTTCTCTGGAGAAGTGTCACCTATGTATTTTAACTTTTGATGATTTAAATGGTGTACCATCAGAACAAATGATTCAAGATCTATATGCACTGGATCCATTGAATAGATGCATTATTATCCCCGACCGAACTTTAGCAATTCAATATGCATGGGAAAAGGCCAAAAATAATGACTTTATCGTAATAACAGGTAAAGGTATTGAAAATTATCAACAAAGTTTTAGCTTGCCTACCGCTTCTGACATTCACACGTTAAATTATTTGAACGACTCATTTGTATTTCAGAATGAGACTCTTAATCAATATGATCATCCAAGAAGTCTTTACTAA
- the prli42 gene encoding stressosome-associated protein Prli42, with translation MRNQTFRKIIVYLMIFVMVMSTLLFGLSFVL, from the coding sequence ATGCGCAACCAAACATTTCGTAAAATAATCGTTTATTTAATGATTTTTGTAATGGTAATGTCAACATTACTTTTCGGTCTAAGCTTTGTCCTTTAA
- a CDS encoding M20/M25/M40 family metallo-hydrolase, protein MSRLIDEFLELVQIDSETKHEEIIAPILKSKLEQLGFSVIEDDSASKTGHGAGNLIATLKGSNGDVDPIYFTVHMDTVVPGKGIKPVIKEDGYIYSDGTTILGADDKAGIAALFEAIRRLKEQSIEHGDIQVVITAGEESGLVGAKELDSSLLTAKYGYAIDSDGTVGGIVTAAPFQSKLWTTITGKTAHAGVAPERGVSAITLAAKAISAMKLGRLDAETTANIGRFEGGQATNIVCDEVHILSEARSINKDKLNAQVSHMVATFAETAEKFGGKAVTETQLMYPGFHFEEDHSVVQVAKRAVERIGRTAEIKTSGGGSDANVIAGFGIPTVILSVGYEEIHTTNERMPIEELEKLADLIVEIVLVAAE, encoded by the coding sequence ATGAGTAGATTAATAGATGAGTTTTTAGAGCTTGTTCAAATAGATTCTGAAACAAAGCACGAGGAAATAATTGCACCTATTTTAAAAAGTAAATTAGAACAGCTTGGATTTTCAGTAATTGAAGACGATTCAGCTTCTAAAACAGGTCACGGAGCAGGAAATTTAATCGCAACATTAAAGGGTTCTAATGGAGATGTAGATCCAATATACTTCACTGTTCATATGGATACAGTAGTACCAGGTAAAGGTATTAAACCAGTAATTAAAGAAGACGGTTATATATATTCGGATGGGACAACAATTTTAGGTGCTGACGACAAAGCTGGAATAGCCGCTCTATTTGAAGCTATTCGTCGTTTGAAAGAGCAATCTATCGAACACGGCGATATTCAAGTTGTTATTACTGCTGGAGAAGAAAGTGGTCTAGTAGGAGCAAAGGAATTGGATTCTTCTTTGCTTACTGCAAAATATGGCTATGCAATTGATAGTGATGGGACTGTTGGTGGTATTGTAACAGCTGCTCCTTTCCAATCAAAACTATGGACAACTATTACTGGAAAAACTGCCCATGCTGGAGTGGCTCCTGAAAGAGGAGTTTCTGCTATAACTTTAGCTGCTAAAGCCATTTCTGCTATGAAGTTAGGTAGACTAGATGCAGAAACTACCGCTAATATCGGTCGTTTTGAAGGTGGACAAGCTACAAATATCGTATGCGATGAGGTGCATATTCTTTCTGAAGCACGCTCAATAAATAAAGATAAACTTAATGCGCAAGTCTCACATATGGTTGCAACATTCGCAGAAACTGCTGAAAAATTTGGTGGTAAAGCAGTGACTGAAACACAATTAATGTACCCAGGCTTCCATTTTGAAGAAGACCATTCTGTCGTACAGGTAGCCAAACGTGCAGTAGAACGTATTGGAAGAACGGCGGAGATAAAAACTAGTGGCGGTGGTAGTGATGCAAATGTAATTGCTGGATTTGGAATCCCTACTGTCATCTTGTCCGTTGGTTATGAAGAAATTCATACAACAAATGAACGCATGCCTATTGAAGAGCTAGAGAAACTAGCCGATTTAATAGTAGAGATCGTTTTAGTAGCGGCAGAATAA
- the meaB gene encoding methylmalonyl Co-A mutase-associated GTPase MeaB: MSNTEKKNESSMHVMGGIRSQHDGMGKASIKKFSKRKPLEINEEEYIRLIQNGSRLHLAKAITFVESTVSDQQLIGQQLLKSLLPFTGNSIRIGITGVPGVGKSTFIESFGKMLCDQGYRVAVLAIDPSSSLTGGSILGDKTRMEELAKHPNAFIRPSPTAGTLGGVHKKSRETMLLCEAAGYDVILVETVGVGQSETIVRGMVDFFLLLALTGAGDELQGMKKGIMELADAIIVHKADGANEKLAKKTVAEYKQILHFLAPSSAYWKTPALAVSSLYKIGLDNVWENVLNFQQLMKERSVWQQRRKEQTVEWFKTMIVDRLYDEFFSSMEKKHSMATLEQLVRDEKITVSQAVDGLFSSNPNQ; the protein is encoded by the coding sequence ATGTCAAATACGGAGAAAAAAAACGAATCTTCTATGCATGTGATGGGTGGTATAAGGTCGCAACATGATGGAATGGGAAAGGCTTCTATTAAAAAGTTCTCAAAAAGAAAGCCTCTTGAGATCAATGAAGAAGAATATATCCGGCTTATTCAAAATGGATCCAGATTACATTTAGCAAAAGCGATAACATTTGTTGAAAGTACTGTGAGTGATCAACAGCTTATCGGTCAGCAACTGTTAAAAAGTTTACTTCCCTTTACGGGTAATAGCATTCGTATAGGGATAACCGGGGTTCCAGGAGTAGGGAAAAGTACCTTTATTGAATCATTCGGGAAAATGCTATGTGATCAGGGTTATAGAGTTGCAGTACTAGCTATAGATCCTAGTTCCTCTTTGACAGGTGGTAGCATACTTGGTGATAAAACAAGAATGGAGGAGCTTGCAAAGCATCCGAATGCTTTTATACGACCTTCGCCGACTGCTGGGACGCTTGGGGGTGTGCATAAAAAGTCTCGTGAGACGATGCTTCTATGTGAGGCTGCCGGATATGATGTGATTTTAGTCGAAACTGTTGGTGTAGGTCAAAGCGAAACAATTGTCCGTGGAATGGTGGATTTCTTTTTGTTATTAGCGCTTACAGGTGCTGGTGATGAACTACAAGGGATGAAAAAAGGAATAATGGAGCTTGCAGATGCTATTATTGTCCATAAAGCAGATGGGGCTAATGAGAAGCTAGCGAAGAAAACAGTGGCAGAGTATAAGCAAATTCTCCACTTTTTGGCACCTTCCTCTGCATATTGGAAGACTCCAGCATTAGCAGTTTCTTCGTTGTATAAAATAGGATTAGATAATGTTTGGGAGAATGTACTTAATTTCCAGCAACTGATGAAAGAAAGATCTGTATGGCAGCAAAGAAGAAAAGAACAAACAGTAGAATGGTTTAAAACAATGATAGTGGATCGTTTATATGATGAGTTTTTTTCTTCAATGGAAAAAAAACATTCAATGGCAACTTTAGAACAATTAGTGCGAGATGAAAAAATTACGGTTTCACAAGCGGTCGATGGTTTATTTTCCTCGAATCCTAACCAATAA
- a CDS encoding BrxA/BrxB family bacilliredoxin, which translates to MNMDFNLYMNDILVQARGEMEAAGYEQLNTPEEVDAAFARQGTTLVMVNSVCGCAGGIARPAAANSVHYDKRPDHLVTVFAGQDKLATQQARNLFGDDHLPSSPSFVLLKDGQPVAEIGRHEIEGHAPTSVITHLQGLFEEYCEEV; encoded by the coding sequence ATGAATATGGATTTCAATTTATATATGAATGATATACTTGTACAAGCTCGTGGAGAAATGGAAGCTGCAGGATATGAGCAGCTTAATACACCTGAAGAGGTAGACGCTGCATTTGCTCGTCAAGGAACAACATTAGTGATGGTAAACTCAGTTTGTGGATGTGCTGGAGGAATTGCTCGCCCTGCTGCTGCAAACTCAGTACATTATGATAAACGTCCGGACCATTTAGTTACTGTTTTTGCAGGTCAAGATAAATTAGCAACTCAACAAGCTCGTAATCTATTCGGAGATGATCACCTACCTTCTTCTCCATCATTTGTACTATTAAAAGATGGACAACCGGTAGCAGAAATTGGACGTCATGAAATCGAAGGTCATGCACCAACTTCAGTAATCACTCATTTACAAGGATTATTTGAAGAATATTGTGAAGAAGTATAA